The DNA window TCAACATTTCCGTTGCACAAATCTGAAACAGTAAGTTATGATCCACTGGGGTCTGCTGTAAATCTTAACCATATTACTCGAATAAAGAGACGTTTGGACATCAAAGCCCGAACATCACCTCCTAAATCGTTAAGTGATGAGAGTACAGTGGAAGGAAAGATAAAGGAAGCCAATAAAATGGGTCCCCATTACTTATCAAGCAGCTCAGTTGAGCAAGAGGAGTATACAGAAGATATAAGCAACCCAtcaatgacaataaaaccacATCCAGATCCAAGATGGCCTGAACTAGGTCTCAGCAGCGCTCCTCGTATCAAAAGGCACCTAGATATTAAGACACACTCACCTTCAACTGAGTCATCTTCCAGCAGTGACAAGAGTGACAGTGAAAGTACATACCTACCGGTGaaagtggagagagacagaactgTTGCGGGGATTACAAATTATTATCCAGTGACAAAATTTTCTGACATGAAAAAAAGTTTCTCCCCGATAAACAGGCGTTTAAATATCAGAGGACCACCACAACCAGCAGACTCCAGCTTTTCCAGCAGTGCTAATGGGACACTTTCAAGTCACACTGAGAAACATGAGATGGACAAAGATGGTGTCAGGATCACAACTCAAGAGCAACAGAAAGTGATGCATAACATTAATCTGGGTATCCCCAAGATGAGAAGACGTCTGGATATTAAAGCCCCATCACCACAACCAGATCTCGTACTTGACAGTACATCTGCAGACGTTCGACAGTATGAATCAAACTCTTCCTCAAGCGAGAGTGAGGATGAGAACAGAGGCAACAAGGTTACATGGTCACCGAAAAGCCTGATAAACATTTCTCCCAAACCAAAGACAGATCACACTATCAAATTAGAAAAGTATACAGTTATTACTGATGACCTGAGGGACAAACCAACAAATGACAACATCAGCCCAACACCAGAGATAAACCCAGAGCTCCAGTCAAGGTGGAACAACATGAATCTTGGCGTCTCCCGCTTCAGAAAGCGTCTTGATATCacatcacaaaaaaagacaCCTTTACCTGACTCGCCCTCCTCTTATACAGGTGAAAGTGGGACTGGAAATAAAACTAGCAGAACTAGATTAAATAAGAACTTAGTAAAGGTTACTGAGGAAAAGTCAAACCCAGATACCCCGCTGACTGGTTTTGGCACTCCACGTGTTGGAAGTTACTTGGACACAAAGGTCCTTGAAAAGGCTCCTGGTACTTCGCCATTACATCAACAGTCTGATTCCGTATCCAGCAGTGAGAGTGAGGGTACCTCAACAGAATACGCAGATTACACGTGGAGGGGAAGATCTCAGCTGAGTGTTGTCCCAGACGTGGCAGCTCCCCAGAATCGCACCTCTTTACTTGTGACCCATGCTGCTGATGAGTCACGCAGTGGAACTCAGGTGGAGAGGAAGGCTGGGGTAGAGCTCAAAAGCCTAGCATCAGAAGAGGGGGACGGGCCCGCCTCAATGTGGCCTAATCTGAGACTCACAAATATCCCTAAAGTCAAAAGGGCTTTGGACATCAGAGCTCCGCTGCAAAGAGAATCCTTCTCCAGCAGCAACAGTGAGGATGAGACAGACCACGCTGTTCCAAAACTGAAACCTGGTGTCCCGCGCATTAGCAGGCGTCTGAATATCAAGGCACCATCACCAGAGCCAAATACTTCCTCGTCCTCCAGCAGCATGAGCGACAATGAGGTGACAGGATACTCTGCACAACAAAGCTTACATTCATCTAATGTGACAGCAATGACAGATGACGATTACTCTCAGATCGCTTATAAACGTACAATTATCAAAGCTCCAAGGCAACGCAATTCTTTCCCTTCCAGTGGCGGAAGTCACACTTCAGACCATTCTGTTGCACAAGCAGGTCTACCccatagagtggatgacggaAGTGCATCTCTATCCCAATGGGGAGTTTCCAGTATTGAACAGCAGAGCACCTTGGACGTTTCACCCGAGATAAGGTGGACGGGCATCGGTCGAAATCTACCAGACTTTTCCAGTGCGAGTAGACGTTTGGATTTAGGCATACCTCCTCCACAGCGGGTTCCACCTGCAGAGCCAGAACTCACCCCACCTGACTCCTCCAACTCCTCTGGTAAAATAAAACGGGACAGAGTGAAAGCATACGAGTCTCTGATGCATAGATTTTCATATCCTACCGCCAGTAGGGGTTCTGTTGCATCCAGCAGATCTCTGGACAAATTTGACAACGCAAGCAGAAGCAAAAGTGAGATTTTTAGGGCTCTGTCTGAGGAtaggaaggaaaagaaaggcCTTGGTGCTTTAAAAGCCATCTCATCAAAGAGACTTCAGTGGGACACAGACGATAAAGATAAAGATGCTGTTTAGATGATCTCCAACTATGTAGTGCTGTGGTTCACAAGGTTACACCAGTTTTAACTTTAAAGGGTTTGCAAGGACATCAAACCTGTGGCCAAACTGACAAATACACTGTTCCTCTATTAAGTTGAGAAAACTGCTGCAGGTTGCTTTATGTTATTCGCTGCTACAGAAGGGAGTCTGACTTTGGTGTCACATCACAAAACCTGCCACTCCATTTTGACTTCTCAACATAAAGATCTGTGATGTTAACACAGAACTTACCactaaaacaaagaaatgattGTCATTGGTGTTTTGTCTTGAGttagctaaccctaaccctaacccttgtcTATGAATTAAGCTTGAAATTatatgtaaaaactaaaaaagatgTGTGGAGTAGTTGTGGAGCAGTGTTTGAGCAGCATGTTTATTCTTTTCTGTTCAGGTTCttgtaaatcacatttttaaagcaCAACATTGTATCTGTAATCCATTTTGCAAAGAGAGACCATATAATCGTAACGTGCCTGTATTGTTAATACACCTTAATCAAACCATGTCTCACTGTGTGATGTTAAGTGTTAATTTGTAGACTTAGGCTCATCTAAATAACATCAACAGTAATGACAGCATAAAGTACTTTTTGTTATTGGTTAACTATTGACAGAAGAGCCATTAAGTTAATAAaccattttatttatgtatatagaCATAGGTTATAGTGAAAACAGACATATAGACACTTACATAgtttacatacatatatacagttgGGACAAGGCTGTTCATCCTCCTGCATTGTCATTGGAGAAAACTCTGGTAACAACTACCTTGATCTTAGACATATGCTGATGATTGATGTATTGTCAAGACAATAAAGGCTTTCatatagtttcagctgcaggggaTTTCAATGACATGGGAGCTGATGTACATCTTCACATATATACTTCATGTGAATTGTGACAGTGTGGTGCAAAAGTTGctgaactttaaataaataaaataagatccTTTGAACTGGCTGCAGCCGCCTTTGCAGCATGTGTAAGGATGTGTAGGATGGGTGGGGAAATGCAGGAGGGAACTCCTGTTCCACCGTGAGGTTACAGGTGTGTTCCAGGTCTTAATAGACGCGATCATGTTGTTCATCAGAATTAGGAGAACATGGTCGTGAATATCAAAATCAAGCACAAAAACATTTGCACAAATTCctgtacaaaacaaaaaaacccaattgaaaaatatttttcaaaaaatctCATCCATTCACAAAAGGCTCTGTTGGAGCATGCATGCAAATATTAAATCTTCAGACGATTCAGCATCACACAACAGCCAAAGACGAAAATTTATACATGTGTTACAAGAACATTATACTAGGCGAAAGGAGAGGATAGCATAATCACACAGCTCCAAACTGTCAGTGTCCATTGTTTTGATTAGATTCTATGGGTGGTACAAAGCAATGCTTTCAGCAAACCTACAGTACTACTCAAGCCTTAAGGACCTCGTCCTGAGAGGGTCACTGGTCTTCCACTTTAGTTACATTAACACTGTCAGTGTTGAGAGAGATGCCTACTAGAGAGGAGACCTGAAACTATCAATGGACCAaggaagacaaaacaaatatcaCAAAGACAAAATGGACACCAACTATTTCTATGTCAACTGATAACACAGTCCAAACAGTCTGAATTAATCCTGAAATATCCCTGACCACtcaagtgtgtctgtgtgtgtgtgtacgtgagcatgtgtgtgtgtgtgtgttttaagtgtCTTCACATGtctatatactgtacatttggGTTTGTTGGTACATGTGTGGGAAACACAAAGTGACTTCCAAGGTTTGAGGCACAATAATACTCTTACCTACACAACGTAGATACATAAATTGGTCACCAGACCAATAAATGCTGATCAGAGCACTAGTGGCTCACCGCTGTACTGAATAAGAGTTAGTAAGCAGCAATGCTGTTTTGTTTGGTGTTAAGAGGTCTGAGGCCTTTGCAGGGGGGTTAGCAACCTGTTAGCGTTAGCCGAAGCAAAACAGCAGAAGGGAACAGAAACCGGAGGGGGGGGAACAAAAATCACTGGCACAAATCAACAGTAAACAGCACAGGCAGCAGAAACCTGCAATCAACCATTTGACACAGTGTGCTTATTAAAAAGTACTCCAACTTAAAATATGACAAACAATAGTTAGTGCCATCCATCCAGAAAGAAAAGCTTCAAGTTCATTGCACAGATACATAATATTGAAATGTGCCTGGGTCAAAGTGACCCTGTTTAAGACTCAGACACAATGCATGAACGGTCACTTGTGTTGATTGCTCTGTGCTGCAGATAAGGGTTGAGGAGTGGTCCTCCCACACCATACCATTTTGCTTCCATCATCCATGCATGATTCCATGTTATCCGTACACAGACAGCAATATGACAtgtcacagtgagagagagcaaTGCCACTGGGGACCGCTGCAAGCTTGCCCACTACGcaactttcaggtgtgaaacatAATTCCACAATGTCAGCCCCCCGCATCCGCAGTCTGGGCAGCATGCACCCAGGCTGCAAACCCATCTCCCATCACCCCCACCCCGGTCCCACCCCACAGCCCGAACCCCTCCTTTTCTAGGAAGCTCCCACTGTCACTGCCTTACCATTTTTGTATTGTTAACTTATTGGTTGTTGATTCTCAAAGTCGTTGTTGTCACAGTTGTATATTTTGTCAATTTCTCCACTTTGCTCTGTGGCTAGGACATTTGTCTTTCCTTGTACCATTCCACAAACTCGTCCAACAAAACCGGCCCTGACGAAAGGATAAGATAGAGATTAgaaaattgttattttcttagCATGCACATTAGGCTCTGTTGTCATATTAGTGTGTAGATACGTGTTTACTTACAGGCACCATCCTCATCGTAGTTACTGAGTTCCAGGTTGATTGTCCTGCTGAACTCTAAAACATTGCACCACTGGTCTTTGTTGATGACTTTGTACTTCGATTGCTGGggggaaataaattaataccTTTGAACATCAACAAGGCACCACACCGTTTTAGTTACAACAACCCTGGCCAAGGTCAAACTGGACTTCAGACAATATTGCATACAGCTATGGTACGTGACTCTATCTTCAATCGGGTAAAAGGTTGTAGAGGCAATTTCCAAATGTGGTACGCACCTCTAGAAACTGAttaaacacaggaaacagaggCCACGTCTTTCCCAGAAGAAGCCCCAGCATACACTTTGCTGTGTTCAAGTCCAAACTCCTCTGATCCTTTTCCTGTCCAATCCAAAAGGAGCATGGTTTTATGACATTGATGCAAAATGTTGATAacagtttaaatagaaaatctgCCCCAGTCCCTCTCCACATAGCTTAATTCTTTAACCAGCTGCCATTATTGATAATAAAGTATTACATTGTTATCAGAGCCACTCTAGCATGTTTTCATTCaccatttgtattttaattcacTCTAACAGTGTTACAAGCTTTATTTAAAACCATGCACGATTGAGAATTATGTAACTAGCCTCCACTCTTGAAGAGGTTTTCCACTATAAGTCAAAACCCAAACTGATTTTGACCATCCCAAAATATCAAGGTTGGTCTGTACGCTGGCTTAAATAAGACTAAACATGAATTTCAATCAGGCATTCTTAGCAAACAACTGGATTTCACTACTGAAATGGAGAGGACTTGTTTTAGGGGTGTTGCTTTGTGAGCTTACTCATAATAATACGATTTTTCTTGACTCACCCGAGCAAAATCAAAAGCATATCTATAAATGAGCTTAAAACTGGTGCTGTCGTTTAGGACCGATCTCAGGTAATCGAGCGAGCTCCTCAGCCTCTCTGTGGAATCACACCTAACAACAGCAGAAAAGAGCCTTAGACTTTACACTGTAGCGGTTTCTTGAGACCCAGCAAATCAACCATCAATCTTGAAACCATCACGATAAAAGGACAAAAAGTAGGTTATGTGACGTACTGCAGTGAGCCCATGCCTCTCAGCCACTCCTGGAGAGTAAAATATCCCATACTCTGGGCATCCAGCTTCCAAGCAAGAACCAGCATCACCACCTGAACACAGTAGTCAACAACATTTATAGCTTTCAGATATCATTAAATAGAAGACCTGTCAATCCAGATTATCCATCTTCTGAACCAACAAAACTGTTACAAGTCAAACGCAGAAACCGAACGACCTGAACAACCTTTGAAACAAAGCACCAGTGTAACTACTAACTAGTAACATTGAAGTGAAACTAGGGTGgtccttttttgttaatatCAAGTTTATTATTTGACTATGCTAACTTTACACTCTTCCATCAGGTTAGCAGAGCCAAAATGGAGTCTCAAATTGGCATGATTAACCTGAGCAGCAGCCAAAAGGTGAAAAACCTGAGCAGAAATGTAACCAGATGTAGCTGAGACATATCTAAACACCCAAAATGCAGAACAAGCTACTTACATTCTCTGGTTCCACTCCGATGTCCTCACAGAACTTCTCCATGCCTTCTGGACCCACCACATCGTCACAGCCTTTTTCAGACAGACAAGTGTGAAGCCACACACAGCAGTTTTACACATGGAGCCAAAACCAACACCACTGGTCAGTGGCTAAATGTTGAATAAACCAATAGGGTGGGATGTTTAAAATAGAACCCCTCACCTGCATATTCATAGAACCACTCCAAGCATCGTTTACTAGAAAACGTCTCTTCCTCTCGAATTTGTGGCGTTTCATGTTTTCTGAAAACACTGCACATGATAAGACAGTTAAGTCTCAAGCTCTGCAGCAGTTCTGCAAGCAGACTTCAGAATTTTGTGTGATTCCAAAAAACTTTCCCAttatagtttttcttttcctgactgCAAACCAATGGCTTTATGAGCACGTTACTCCTGCATAACTTAGCTGTTACTATGCTggattatttttgctttattcTTTGATAAGGGGATGTCACACCTGTCCTGGCGACTTTTCTTGGCTGACATGTCATCTCCAGCAGAGGGTCTCCTCTTTTTCCTAGGAGGCATGGCTCTGGAGCAACAAGCTAGGGAAGCAAATGGATGACAGAATGAAAGGCAGCTACCTATTGGCACATACACTGATCATGCACGCTTTCTCGGTCCTACCATTCCTTTAACATTCCAACTGAGAAAGACACACCAGTTTGGCTGGAGAACAATGCAGCAGTAATTTCACTAGATATGTGTTTTGAGTTAACTATTGAAACACACAAGAAGT is part of the Limanda limanda chromosome 9, fLimLim1.1, whole genome shotgun sequence genome and encodes:
- the dcun1d4 gene encoding DCN1-like protein 4 isoform X3, with translation MPPRKKRRPSAGDDMSAKKSRQDSVFRKHETPQIREEETFSSKRCLEWFYEYAGCDDVVGPEGMEKFCEDIGVEPENVVMLVLAWKLDAQSMGYFTLQEWLRGMGSLQCDSTERLRSSLDYLRSVLNDSTSFKLIYRYAFDFAREKDQRSLDLNTAKCMLGLLLGKTWPLFPVFNQFLEQSKYKVINKDQWCNVLEFSRTINLELSNYDEDGAWPVLLDEFVEWYKERQMS
- the dcun1d4 gene encoding DCN1-like protein 4 isoform X1 — protein: MHSDAANFQLNSHSSTLASIHKIHHTLHRLNLTEDVGQDSHPPACCSRAMPPRKKRRPSAGDDMSAKKSRQDSVFRKHETPQIREEETFSSKRCLEWFYEYAGCDDVVGPEGMEKFCEDIGVEPENVVMLVLAWKLDAQSMGYFTLQEWLRGMGSLQCDSTERLRSSLDYLRSVLNDSTSFKLIYRYAFDFAREKDQRSLDLNTAKCMLGLLLGKTWPLFPVFNQFLEQSKYKVINKDQWCNVLEFSRTINLELSNYDEDGAWPVLLDEFVEWYKERQMS
- the dcun1d4 gene encoding DCN1-like protein 4 isoform X2, with translation MTAPPRLCLHDIWQQDFQLNSHSSTLASIHKIHHTLHRLNLTEDVGQDSHPPACCSRAMPPRKKRRPSAGDDMSAKKSRQDSVFRKHETPQIREEETFSSKRCLEWFYEYAGCDDVVGPEGMEKFCEDIGVEPENVVMLVLAWKLDAQSMGYFTLQEWLRGMGSLQCDSTERLRSSLDYLRSVLNDSTSFKLIYRYAFDFAREKDQRSLDLNTAKCMLGLLLGKTWPLFPVFNQFLEQSKYKVINKDQWCNVLEFSRTINLELSNYDEDGACK